In a genomic window of Babylonia areolata isolate BAREFJ2019XMU chromosome 3, ASM4173473v1, whole genome shotgun sequence:
- the LOC143280064 gene encoding uncharacterized protein LOC143280064, with the protein MTLAFDLSEKHQIPHSFNKEKGRAGKDWFRMFLRRHPNLSLRQPEATSISRACGFNKEIVDSFFELLERTVDEHKLTATTIFNVDETGLSTVQKRCQKIVSAKGKHQIGALSSAERGTNTTAVCCFSASGQYVPPMIFFKRKRMSLDLEEGKPPGSLVTCNESGWMDKTTFLMWLRHFIAVVKPSVSNKVLLLLDGHASHTKNLEAIDLARQCGITMLALPPHTTHKLQPSDVSFFKPLQTYYAQAIQSWLRSNQGRTVGPFQICRLFGEAYTEAATMMSAVNGFSKCGIWPCNNYFPESVYAPSAQTVMSDIPQSCHYSGCAQPPLQADNPQPPRRADNPQPPSGADNPQPPPGADNPQPPSGADNPQPSSRADVLGPCSRNQPLSELNQSLSFRVVKTAPDGRCLFRSIAIGLCLHFQQMQRDENGSPLNAISRIAETAKADEIRAACVQKMCENLGSAPFDASIVNADMPPPPPPPPPPM; encoded by the coding sequence ATGACTCTAGCTTTTGACTTATCTGAAAAGCATCAAATTCCACATTCGTTCAACAAGGAAAAGGGTCGAGCAGGCAAAGACTGGTTTCGGATGTTCCTGAGACGCCATCCAAATTTGTCATTGAGACAGCCTGAAGCAACATCAATAAGCCGAGCGTGTGGTTTCAACAAAGAAATTGTGGATAGTTTCTTCGAGCTTCTTGAGCGCACAGTTGATGAACACAAATTGACAGCAACCACAATTTTTAATGTTGATGAGACAGGGCTGTCCACAGTTCAAAAGAGATGTCAGAAAATCGTGAGTGCAAAGGGAAAACACCAGATTGGGGCTCTGTCCAGTGCTGAGCGAGGGACAAACACAACTGCCGTTTGTTGTTTTAGTGCTTCAGGACAGTATGTACCACCAatgatttttttcaaaagaaagcGCATGTCCCTGGATCTGGAGGAGGGGAAACCACCTGGAAGCCTGGTCACTTGCAAtgagagtgggtggatggataagaCCACATTTTTAATGTGGTTGCGACACTTCATTGCAGTTGTGAAACCAAGTGTAAGCAACAAAGTACTTCTGCTGTTGGATGGCCACGCATCCCACACTAAAAACTTGGAGGCAATTGATCTGGCCCGGCAGTGTGGCATCACAATGTTGGCTCTGCCACCACATACGACACACAAATTGCAGCCATCGGATGTCAGTTTTTTCAAACCCCTGCAAACATATTATGCTCAAGCTATCCAGTCCTGGCTAAGAAGTAACCAAGGCAGGACAGTTGGACCTTTCCAGATTTGTCGCTTGTTCGGCGAGGCCTACACAGAGGCAGCGACAATGATGTCAGCTGTAAATGGCTTCAGCAAATGTGGCATTTGGCCATGCAACAACTACTTTCCTGAGTCAGTATATGCCCCGTCGGCTCAGACTGTGATGTCGGATATCCCACAGTCTTGCCATTATTCTGGTTGTGCCCAGCCACCTCTCCAAGCTGATAATCCCCAGCCACCACGaagagctgacaatccccagccaccatcaggagctgacaatccccagccaccaccaggagctgacaatccccagccaccatcaggagctgacaatccccagccGTCTTCCAGAGCTGATGTTCTCGGACCATGCTCCAGAAATCAGCCTCTTTCCGAACTCAATCAGTCGCTATCTTTCAGGGTAGTGAAAACTGCACCTGACGgcagatgtttattcagaagtATTGCCATTGGATTGTGTCTTCATTTCCAGCAGATGCAACGAGATGAAAACGGCAGTCCACTGAATGCAATCTCCAGAATTGCCGAGACAGCCAAAGCTGATGAAATTCGAGCAGCTTGTGTGCAGAAGATGTGTGAAAATCTTGGATCTGCTCCCTTTGATGCAAGCATTGTAAATGcagacatgccccccccccccccccccccccccccccccatgtga
- the LOC143280605 gene encoding elongin-C, with the protein MSDPKEEKDEEKAFGSCEGPDAMYVKLISSDGHEFVVKREHALTSGTIKAMLSGPGQFSENETNEINFREIPSHVLQKVCMYFTYKVRYTNSSTEIPEFPIAPEIALELLMAANFLDC; encoded by the exons ATGTCGGATCCtaaagaagaaaaggatgaagaaaaGGCTTTTGGAAGTTGTGAGGGGCCGGATGCCATGTATGTGAAGCTGATTTCTTCAGATGGTCATGAATTCGTCGTCAAGCGTGAACACGCTCTCACCTCTGGaacaatcaaagctatgttaagTGGACCTG GACAGTTCAGTGAGAACGAAACCAATGAAATCAACTTCAGGGAAATACC GTCTCATGTCCTCCAGAAGGTCTGCATGTACTTCACTTACAAAGTGCGGTACACCAACAGTTCAACAGAGATCCCGGAGTTTCCTATTGCTCCTGAAATTGCCCTGGAGTTGCTGATGGCTGCCAATTTTTTGGATTGTTGA